One genomic region from Spirochaeta lutea encodes:
- a CDS encoding tetratricopeptide repeat protein — MKIPLLFMLLLLFSGIIGLEAQSTDAPSVYQQGIEAFLYNKPQEAIPLLEASLRSPGVDTRVYLYLGMAYEQIGLYEQALGVLQDGLSKPGAETHLILYNMGNIAVRKGELDQAMSFFNRAIEAKRSYAPAYLNRANNQVRRGAYQNAIGDYRSFIQLAPDHEQVPQVLQMIAALEGELRAQEQRRIAEEEQQKLEEAQREAEQRRIAQEQAERARQEAQRRQDLLNSVFNSLDTAAGDKNSRGAGADTVIDLDDELTIHD; from the coding sequence ATGAAAATCCCTCTGCTGTTTATGCTACTTCTGTTGTTTTCCGGTATAATCGGTCTTGAGGCGCAGTCGACTGATGCTCCTTCGGTGTATCAACAGGGCATTGAGGCTTTTTTGTATAACAAACCCCAGGAGGCCATCCCCCTGCTTGAGGCTAGTTTGCGGAGTCCAGGGGTGGATACCCGTGTCTATCTGTACCTCGGTATGGCATATGAACAGATAGGATTGTATGAGCAGGCTCTCGGGGTGCTCCAGGACGGGCTGTCAAAGCCGGGAGCCGAGACCCATTTGATCCTCTACAATATGGGGAATATTGCTGTGCGGAAGGGTGAGCTTGATCAGGCCATGAGCTTTTTTAACCGGGCTATTGAAGCCAAACGCAGTTATGCACCCGCTTATTTAAACAGGGCCAATAACCAGGTTCGCAGGGGTGCCTATCAGAATGCAATTGGGGATTACCGGAGCTTTATCCAGCTGGCACCGGATCATGAACAGGTGCCTCAGGTACTCCAGATGATTGCAGCCTTGGAGGGTGAGCTTAGGGCTCAGGAACAGCGAAGAATTGCCGAGGAAGAACAGCAAAAACTGGAGGAAGCTCAACGAGAGGCTGAGCAGCGCCGGATTGCCCAGGAGCAGGCAGAGCGGGCCAGACAGGAAGCCCAGCGGCGTCAAGATCTGTTAAACTCGGTCTTTAACAGTCTTGATACGGCTGCCGGTGATAAAAATAGCCGGGGTGCCGGGGCGGATACGGTGATTGATCTCGACGATGAACTCACTATTCATGATTAG
- a CDS encoding HAD family hydrolase produces the protein MTSLQLFLDLDGVLADFDGGVKAVTGRLPEALPPGVMWGKIAKTPDFYNTLDWMPDGQLLWEHLHALNPIILTGLPRGSWAEPQKRAWCKRMLGPDIEVITCMSREKATIARERVGHDRDMVLVDDRERLRGAWEDAGGIFIHHRNARESLQALQPYLVGENP, from the coding sequence ATGACGTCATTACAATTGTTTCTAGACCTTGACGGTGTTTTAGCGGATTTTGACGGGGGCGTAAAAGCTGTAACAGGCAGGCTTCCCGAAGCCTTGCCCCCGGGTGTGATGTGGGGCAAGATTGCGAAAACACCGGATTTTTATAATACCCTGGACTGGATGCCCGACGGCCAGCTGCTTTGGGAACATCTTCATGCATTGAATCCCATTATCCTTACCGGATTACCCCGGGGCTCTTGGGCTGAACCCCAAAAGCGTGCTTGGTGTAAGCGAATGCTCGGTCCCGATATTGAGGTAATAACCTGCATGAGCAGGGAAAAAGCAACTATCGCCAGGGAACGTGTCGGACATGACCGGGACATGGTTCTCGTGGACGACCGGGAACGCCTTCGCGGCGCATGGGAGGACGCAGGGGGCATATTCATCCACCATAGGAACGCCCGTGAATCCCTCCAGGCGCTCCAGCCGTATTTAGTGGGCGAAAACCCGTAA
- a CDS encoding M23 family metallopeptidase has translation MISTTPSRRIPLALVLLTMLVPFLAAESLPASISDHEIVTEKAVLPGAPLVISFHTEYSNELTASLLDGADRVSISVRGIVLPRSQALPGYPADPDMHTWIFFLPIPNTLDPGLYTVRLMPSSTEEPWEERRVIRVGQREFLSEEIPLTKDLTAVRSGNPERRSEEALALQSILLQADEDAWYHTGLLVYPLDSIRRTSYYGDRRNYRYDDGSSARSIHIGVDYGGPRGTPVRASGNGRVVFTGYRQVTGNTVVVEHLPGVFTLYFHLDELRVEQAEVVEQGEILGTLGATGLATGPHLHWELRFGTEALDPEYFSRTPLLDPKFSF, from the coding sequence ATGATTTCTACTACCCCATCCCGGAGGATCCCCCTGGCTCTGGTACTGCTTACCATGCTTGTGCCATTTCTCGCCGCGGAATCCCTGCCAGCCTCGATATCCGACCATGAGATCGTGACGGAGAAAGCGGTTCTTCCCGGTGCGCCCTTGGTAATCTCCTTCCATACCGAGTACAGCAATGAACTAACCGCCTCCCTTTTGGACGGTGCAGACCGGGTGAGTATTTCCGTACGGGGGATAGTTTTGCCGCGATCACAAGCCCTGCCCGGGTATCCTGCTGATCCGGATATGCATACCTGGATATTCTTCCTCCCCATACCGAATACCCTGGACCCGGGGTTATATACGGTACGGTTGATGCCTAGTAGTACCGAGGAACCCTGGGAAGAGAGGCGGGTTATCCGGGTCGGCCAGCGCGAATTCCTATCCGAGGAAATTCCCCTGACCAAGGACCTAACCGCAGTCCGCTCGGGTAATCCGGAACGACGATCGGAGGAGGCGCTGGCTCTCCAATCTATCCTTCTCCAGGCGGATGAGGATGCCTGGTACCATACCGGCCTTCTCGTGTATCCCTTGGATTCTATCCGCAGAACCAGCTACTATGGGGATCGGAGGAACTACCGCTACGATGATGGATCCAGCGCCCGGTCCATCCATATTGGTGTAGACTACGGCGGTCCTCGGGGAACTCCGGTGCGCGCTTCGGGGAACGGCCGGGTTGTTTTTACCGGGTACCGCCAGGTGACCGGAAATACCGTGGTGGTGGAACATCTTCCCGGGGTTTTTACCCTGTATTTCCACCTCGACGAGTTACGGGTCGAGCAGGCTGAGGTGGTGGAGCAGGGAGAGATTCTCGGGACCCTAGGGGCAACCGGTTTGGCAACGGGGCCTCATCTGCACTGGGAACTGCGATTCGGCACCGAAGCATTGGATCCCGAGTATTTCAGTAGGACTCCCTTACTTGACCCCAAGTTTTCCTTTTGA
- a CDS encoding metallophosphoesterase, with amino-acid sequence MKILCIADHIDPLVHSVNAKDRFKDVDFVLSAGDLPMDYLGFVASTLNKSVFFVFGNHNLKHVELFRRGFSALRSGMDAAHLTRNRFGSTYIGGRCIKTRSGLLIAGMGGSINYNNGENQFSDAQMAWKLLRLIPRLLLNKLFYGRFLDIFLTHSPPYGINDLPEDPCHRGFKPFLWFMRLFSPRYLLHGHVHLYNSNDTRVSRYEHTQIVNVYDHYVLTIEGV; translated from the coding sequence ATGAAAATACTATGTATTGCCGACCATATCGATCCCTTGGTGCATAGTGTGAACGCTAAGGACCGCTTTAAGGATGTAGATTTTGTTCTCAGTGCGGGAGATCTCCCCATGGATTATTTGGGATTTGTTGCGTCTACATTAAATAAATCGGTGTTTTTCGTCTTTGGTAACCACAACCTAAAGCATGTAGAGTTGTTCCGTAGGGGATTTTCTGCTCTTCGATCAGGCATGGACGCTGCCCATCTTACACGAAACCGCTTCGGCTCAACCTACATTGGTGGGCGGTGTATAAAAACCAGGTCCGGATTGCTGATAGCAGGGATGGGGGGGAGCATTAACTATAATAATGGGGAGAACCAATTCAGCGATGCTCAAATGGCCTGGAAATTACTCCGGCTCATTCCCCGGTTATTACTCAACAAACTGTTCTACGGTAGATTTTTGGATATCTTCTTGACCCATAGTCCGCCCTACGGTATCAACGATCTGCCTGAGGATCCCTGCCACCGCGGATTTAAACCCTTTTTGTGGTTTATGCGCCTTTTTTCTCCCCGGTATCTGTTACATGGCCATGTACACCTGTATAATTCGAACGATACTCGGGTATCCCGGTATGAACATACACAGATTGTAAATGTGTATGACCACTACGTGCTAACCATTGAGGGAGTTTAG
- the recO gene encoding DNA repair protein RecO, producing MSRSRTVKAIILKTYPLGEQHRGVVFVTPDRGILRAIAHGAASPRGKLRSAAIPFARGILFLYEDPVRNSIKLTDADIEEYHPGLRESYEALGIASLWAELALSSHMEGDNSQVFYLLQDALLLLSGFGYARDDGHISRILTLGTLFLWRFIAIAGLMPDLQVCSESGRDFASDEEVFFAPPGAGLIAREVPAAAMGIPLMPGARNFLQNSFRMELKTASAVGLPKGALGQLFKVGIMIVQDALGKPLVTLKTLGPGLFR from the coding sequence ATGTCCAGGAGCCGAACAGTAAAGGCCATCATACTAAAAACCTATCCCCTGGGGGAGCAACACCGCGGGGTTGTGTTCGTAACCCCCGACCGGGGTATCCTTCGGGCTATTGCCCATGGCGCAGCCAGTCCCCGGGGGAAGCTGCGGAGTGCTGCAATTCCCTTCGCCCGGGGCATCCTGTTCCTGTACGAAGACCCCGTACGGAACTCCATCAAGCTCACCGATGCGGATATTGAGGAGTACCATCCGGGGTTGCGGGAATCCTACGAAGCCCTGGGAATAGCCAGCCTCTGGGCGGAGCTGGCACTATCAAGCCATATGGAGGGAGATAATAGCCAGGTATTCTATCTGCTCCAGGACGCCCTCCTGCTTCTCAGCGGGTTTGGCTATGCCCGGGATGATGGTCATATCTCACGGATTCTCACCCTGGGCACCCTGTTCCTGTGGCGGTTCATTGCTATAGCGGGTCTAATGCCCGATCTCCAAGTCTGTTCAGAATCGGGAAGGGATTTTGCTTCCGATGAGGAGGTGTTTTTTGCACCCCCCGGAGCTGGGCTGATTGCCAGGGAAGTTCCTGCTGCAGCCATGGGAATCCCCTTGATGCCCGGGGCGAGAAATTTTCTGCAGAACAGTTTTCGCATGGAGCTCAAAACGGCCAGCGCAGTCGGGCTGCCAAAGGGGGCCTTGGGACAACTTTTTAAGGTCGGTATTATGATCGTCCAGGATGCTCTGGGAAAACCCCTGGTAACCCTCAAGACCCTCGGTCCGGGATTGTTCCGGTAA
- a CDS encoding thymidine phosphorylase has product MRALDIIIKKRSGQQLTKEELVHLINGYVAGEIPEYQISAWLMAVFFQGMTPEETKVLTEIMIASGDVFDLTGLSGPFVDKHSTGGVGDKVSLILAPLAASLGVQIPMMSGRSLGHTGGTLDKLESIPGYSTAMDQPRFREIIGSCGFAMTGQSREIVPADRLLYALRDATGTVESIPLITGSILSKKFAEGADALVFDVKTGPGAFMKTQEQARNLAQSLVATGRQLGKTVVAVLTRMDAPLGTMVGNFLEVEESIACLQGEGWEAQRTPQGQLVYTGPSADLMEVTIRLTAWMLVAGGIAGDVTDAEDRCLSALADGRAYQHFLDNVRLQGGDIQEMERRIGTWRAPIELRVSAPRAGVVASLDAFKVGMAGVYLGAGRNKTTDPVQPHVGVEVLIKPGTEVTRGQDIYRLWAQTQEQADEARTLLEKSIEIGDASTGVAGPSGMIVEELYDL; this is encoded by the coding sequence ATGAGGGCACTGGATATAATTATAAAAAAACGAAGCGGTCAACAACTTACCAAAGAGGAGCTTGTTCATCTGATCAACGGGTATGTTGCCGGTGAAATCCCTGAGTATCAGATTAGTGCCTGGCTTATGGCGGTGTTCTTCCAGGGAATGACCCCGGAGGAGACCAAGGTGCTCACGGAGATTATGATAGCCTCGGGGGATGTTTTTGATCTCACCGGCCTCTCGGGGCCGTTTGTGGATAAACATTCCACCGGAGGGGTGGGCGATAAGGTTTCCCTTATTCTTGCACCCCTGGCGGCTTCCCTGGGAGTGCAGATTCCCATGATGAGCGGTCGTAGCCTTGGGCATACCGGGGGAACATTGGATAAATTGGAATCCATTCCCGGGTATTCCACAGCTATGGATCAACCAAGGTTCAGGGAAATAATCGGTTCCTGCGGCTTCGCTATGACCGGGCAAAGCCGTGAGATCGTCCCCGCAGACCGGCTTCTCTACGCCCTGAGGGATGCTACCGGCACCGTGGAATCCATCCCTCTGATTACCGGAAGTATTCTCAGTAAAAAATTCGCCGAGGGTGCTGATGCCCTGGTTTTTGATGTAAAAACTGGTCCCGGGGCCTTTATGAAGACTCAGGAACAGGCCCGAAACCTCGCTCAAAGTCTGGTTGCCACCGGAAGACAATTGGGGAAAACGGTGGTTGCTGTACTCACCCGGATGGATGCGCCCTTGGGTACCATGGTAGGCAATTTCCTTGAGGTTGAGGAGTCGATAGCCTGCCTTCAAGGGGAGGGGTGGGAAGCTCAGCGTACCCCCCAGGGACAGCTAGTATACACCGGTCCCTCAGCAGATCTCATGGAGGTTACGATCCGGCTCACTGCCTGGATGCTGGTTGCGGGGGGGATTGCCGGGGATGTTACCGATGCCGAGGACCGCTGTCTCTCCGCCCTGGCCGACGGCAGGGCATACCAGCATTTTCTTGATAATGTGCGGCTCCAGGGCGGCGACATCCAGGAGATGGAACGTCGCATCGGTACCTGGAGGGCCCCAATAGAGCTTAGGGTTTCGGCGCCCCGGGCCGGGGTTGTCGCCAGTCTTGATGCCTTTAAGGTAGGGATGGCCGGTGTGTATCTCGGGGCAGGCCGGAACAAGACCACGGATCCCGTACAACCCCACGTCGGGGTTGAGGTACTGATAAAACCCGGAACCGAGGTGACCCGCGGCCAGGACATCTACCGATTATGGGCCCAAACCCAGGAACAGGCTGATGAGGCCCGTACCCTTCTGGAGAAATCTATTGAAATCGGCGATGCATCGACCGGGGTTGCCGGACCGTCTGGAATGATTGTGGAGGAACTGTACGACCTATGA
- a CDS encoding tetratricopeptide repeat protein, which yields MIIIPLVALGLVFVLGIILIVRSILTPKRVGTIERLYKQRKFPQAIKMAKQILLKDPRNADAHYFLGLSYLEDNKPELALMELKAVNQIGKFDGLIREVPFRIKIAELYSKFNQPEEALKEYLLLLKNDPENPEYYYQSGLLFEQRGRADKAVGYYRKAISLNDRHANAHSRLGSLLFRAKRLGDAKESLEKATRLQPENAQAHYFLGKIQKEAKEYVAALASFEKSAKDSEFKTKSLIERGNCLYYTGDMDRAEAELQRAIKLSQQPGSAEIIFARYLLAAMYEQSRKIEEAIEQWETIYAVKPDYRDVGQKLSNYQDLRTDDVLKDFLIAGQEEFIQMCRGVVEGSSLAVHDVKTINGGCQIIAGESSTKWRNQRTQPRLIHFLRITDPVDESTIRDFNELIREQGVSRGLIFTSSTFTRMAQVFAENRPIELHDKETLQRLLKKYSGNS from the coding sequence ATGATCATAATCCCTCTAGTGGCCCTAGGGCTGGTGTTCGTACTTGGTATTATACTCATCGTCAGATCCATACTAACACCTAAGCGGGTGGGGACCATCGAACGGCTCTATAAACAGCGAAAGTTCCCCCAGGCTATAAAAATGGCAAAGCAAATCCTGCTCAAAGATCCAAGAAATGCCGATGCCCACTATTTCCTCGGCCTCAGTTACCTAGAGGATAATAAACCGGAACTCGCCCTCATGGAACTGAAAGCCGTAAACCAAATTGGTAAATTCGACGGCCTCATACGGGAGGTACCGTTCAGGATTAAAATAGCGGAACTATATTCGAAATTCAATCAGCCCGAAGAAGCCTTGAAGGAATATCTTTTACTTCTTAAGAATGATCCGGAAAATCCTGAATACTACTATCAAAGCGGCCTACTCTTCGAGCAGCGGGGCCGGGCTGACAAGGCCGTCGGGTACTACCGAAAGGCCATAAGCCTCAACGACCGTCATGCAAATGCACATAGTAGGCTTGGCTCCCTCCTGTTTCGGGCAAAGCGCCTCGGGGATGCAAAAGAATCCTTGGAAAAGGCTACGCGATTGCAGCCTGAGAATGCCCAGGCCCATTATTTCCTGGGTAAGATTCAAAAGGAGGCAAAGGAATACGTAGCTGCTCTAGCCTCCTTTGAGAAATCGGCCAAGGATAGCGAGTTTAAAACAAAGTCGCTCATAGAACGGGGGAACTGCCTCTACTACACCGGGGATATGGACCGAGCGGAGGCGGAGCTGCAGCGGGCAATCAAACTCTCCCAGCAACCCGGCTCTGCGGAGATCATTTTTGCCCGCTACCTATTGGCCGCCATGTATGAACAGAGCAGAAAAATTGAAGAGGCTATCGAGCAATGGGAAACCATCTATGCCGTGAAGCCCGATTACCGGGATGTGGGACAGAAATTGTCCAACTACCAGGATCTGCGGACCGACGATGTTTTGAAGGATTTTTTGATCGCCGGGCAGGAGGAGTTTATTCAGATGTGCCGGGGGGTTGTGGAGGGGTCCAGCCTAGCCGTTCATGATGTTAAAACCATAAACGGTGGCTGCCAGATCATTGCCGGTGAATCGTCCACCAAGTGGCGGAATCAGAGGACTCAGCCACGTCTTATCCATTTTCTCCGGATAACCGATCCGGTGGATGAATCTACCATTAGAGATTTCAACGAGCTGATCAGGGAGCAGGGGGTATCTCGAGGGCTGATTTTTACCAGTTCAACCTTCACCCGGATGGCTCAGGTCTTCGCAGAAAACAGACCGATTGAGCTCCACGATAAAGAAACCCTCCAACGGCTTCTCAAGAAGTACTCCGGAAACTCCTAG
- the recJ gene encoding single-stranded-DNA-specific exonuclease RecJ, producing MPRLPKEAVDDFCQRFQIDPLVGAVLLRRNIEKPEELRFFLDEDLKSTHSPFLFMEMEDAVDRVLQARAEGEKVLIFGDRDVDGITSTALLTQRLRDFGLDVKWQLPMGDESYGLTEEVITGFAGEDGSLLITVDCGITSAREIDLARDLGIDTIVIDHHNPQDDIPMAVALINPKLDDAGYPFDGLCGAALVAKFLWALRFSQTSFYKQTFTLLNVRPGNESVIFEAIKMENMVEVDRLTENIVPGIGKPEQSRLVDFLVGHEILVYDAKPQERLMRQVFGDRVDISLTDIAPEIAKTFPSLQGRSLMRMLQGSRLARFSHRPPLEIEALMQLMVSFMYHAYPALFEEYKRDLDLVALGLVADMMPMRDENRILVRHGLESLSTTPRQGLRELLQYTKVYGKPISSKDIGWKIGPIINSTGRMGRPDRAVELLLSDNRSSQEVTQLLREVVSMNAERKELGSAAWQKVYPLAKESFEQFGRRFLIVRDDSVHRGITGILAGRLCREFNAPAAVVAQLDTRLVGSIRSMRGFRATEFLSRFEDLFETWGGHDAAGGFSLGIDSYSVFLQRITEVLPFMHLDEQTEEVLAVDLMVPPVRMDEGLEAVEKILAPHGQEFPRLTYSFHGARIEDIQFLGKTQEHVKLTLQMGPRKWPALYWNASDLVGSVLQKNAVADVAFHLERNYYGQSQNLQLQIVDVKNPDAR from the coding sequence ATGCCACGGCTGCCTAAAGAGGCAGTCGACGATTTCTGCCAGCGATTTCAGATCGACCCTCTTGTGGGGGCGGTATTGCTGCGCCGGAACATTGAAAAACCCGAGGAGCTGCGCTTTTTCTTAGACGAGGATCTCAAATCCACCCACAGCCCCTTTCTATTTATGGAAATGGAGGATGCGGTAGATCGTGTGCTTCAGGCGAGGGCTGAGGGTGAGAAGGTACTCATTTTCGGTGACCGGGATGTAGACGGCATTACCTCCACGGCATTGCTTACCCAACGGCTCCGGGATTTCGGACTAGATGTGAAGTGGCAGCTTCCCATGGGTGATGAGAGTTACGGATTGACCGAAGAGGTTATTACCGGATTTGCTGGGGAAGACGGCAGTCTGCTTATTACCGTAGACTGTGGCATTACATCTGCCCGGGAAATCGATCTTGCCCGTGATCTGGGAATTGATACCATAGTAATAGATCATCACAATCCCCAGGATGATATACCCATGGCGGTAGCTCTGATAAACCCCAAGCTGGATGATGCGGGCTATCCCTTTGACGGGTTATGCGGAGCGGCACTGGTTGCTAAGTTTCTGTGGGCTCTCCGGTTCAGCCAGACCAGTTTTTACAAGCAAACCTTTACGCTTTTGAATGTGCGCCCCGGCAATGAGTCGGTCATTTTTGAGGCCATAAAAATGGAAAACATGGTTGAGGTTGACCGATTAACGGAGAACATTGTACCCGGAATCGGGAAGCCCGAGCAGAGCCGGTTGGTAGATTTTTTGGTTGGTCATGAGATTCTGGTTTACGACGCAAAACCCCAGGAGCGGCTTATGCGCCAGGTTTTTGGCGACCGGGTGGACATTTCTCTCACCGATATTGCTCCGGAGATTGCCAAGACCTTCCCCTCCCTCCAGGGGCGCAGTCTCATGCGAATGCTTCAGGGGAGCCGGTTAGCGAGATTTTCCCATCGCCCACCCCTGGAAATCGAAGCCCTCATGCAGCTGATGGTCAGTTTCATGTACCACGCGTATCCCGCCCTGTTTGAGGAGTATAAACGTGATCTGGATCTGGTGGCTCTGGGATTGGTGGCTGATATGATGCCGATGCGGGATGAGAACCGGATTCTCGTCCGCCACGGATTAGAATCCCTTTCCACCACACCCCGTCAGGGACTGCGTGAACTGCTACAGTACACAAAGGTCTACGGCAAGCCCATTTCTTCCAAGGATATCGGGTGGAAAATCGGCCCCATTATAAACTCCACTGGACGCATGGGTAGACCTGATCGGGCTGTGGAGCTGTTGTTATCAGATAACAGGTCCTCCCAGGAGGTTACTCAACTGCTCCGGGAGGTCGTCTCCATGAATGCGGAGCGGAAGGAGCTGGGATCTGCCGCATGGCAGAAGGTGTATCCCTTGGCCAAAGAAAGTTTTGAACAGTTTGGCCGCAGATTTCTTATCGTTCGGGACGATTCTGTTCACCGGGGGATTACCGGTATTCTTGCAGGCCGGCTCTGCCGGGAATTCAACGCTCCTGCCGCGGTAGTCGCCCAGCTTGATACACGGTTGGTGGGGTCAATACGATCAATGCGCGGATTCCGTGCAACCGAGTTTCTCTCCCGATTTGAGGATCTCTTCGAAACCTGGGGTGGGCATGATGCCGCCGGAGGGTTTAGCCTCGGTATTGACTCCTATTCCGTGTTCCTCCAGCGTATAACTGAGGTGCTGCCCTTTATGCATCTGGATGAGCAAACCGAAGAGGTGCTGGCTGTAGACTTGATGGTTCCTCCGGTGCGGATGGATGAGGGGCTCGAAGCGGTGGAGAAGATCCTTGCCCCCCATGGGCAGGAGTTCCCCCGTCTCACCTACAGTTTCCACGGCGCACGGATAGAAGATATTCAGTTCCTGGGAAAAACCCAGGAGCATGTGAAGCTCACCCTGCAGATGGGGCCCCGAAAATGGCCGGCATTGTACTGGAATGCTTCGGATCTAGTAGGATCGGTTCTCCAGAAGAATGCGGTTGCAGATGTTGCCTTTCATCTTGAACGCAACTATTACGGACAGAGTCAAAACCTCCAACTGCAGATTGTGGATGTCAAAAATCCAGATGCGAGGTAA
- the rpsU gene encoding 30S ribosomal protein S21: protein MAQIRVDDSENLEKAIKRFKRMVEKEGIIREWKKREYFEKPSTIKNRKKKALERKIQKKVRKLQQMKSY from the coding sequence ATAGCTCAGATCAGAGTTGACGACAGTGAGAACCTGGAAAAAGCCATTAAGCGCTTCAAGCGGATGGTAGAGAAAGAAGGTATTATCCGGGAGTGGAAGAAGCGCGAATACTTCGAAAAACCCTCCACCATCAAGAACCGGAAAAAGAAGGCTCTTGAACGGAAGATCCAGAAAAAGGTACGTAAGCTTCAGCAGATGAAGTCCTACTAA